The nucleotide window CGTCGACAACGATGACATAGCCCCGAATCTTGACGGTTTCGACCGCCGTCATTACATCGCCGGTCAGATTCCCAACCGACCTGAGGAGTTGGTGCAATGGTTACGCGCCCCAGATCAGATAGCGCCCGGAACCGTCATGCCGAATCTGGGCGTGACCGAACAGGACGCCAGGGACATGGCAGCGTTCCTGTACGACCAGTGAGGAGGCGC belongs to Arthrobacter tumbae and includes:
- a CDS encoding c-type cytochrome, which codes for MKPSFAVVALFLAVVVAGCAEPPQQPRQIVGGDPERGQEAVQLYGCTSCHAIPGVASVDNDDIAPNLDGFDRRHYIAGQIPNRPEELVQWLRAPDQIAPGTVMPNLGVTEQDARDMAAFLYDQ